A single genomic interval of Drosophila virilis strain 15010-1051.87 chromosome 2, Dvir_AGI_RSII-ME, whole genome shotgun sequence harbors:
- the Task7 gene encoding two pore potassium channel protein sup-9 isoform X1 codes for MLIEPCRHTALEFVVHCAMKRQNVRTLSLVVCTFTYLLIGAAVFDSLESQTEAKRWEFLQAIKNNFVEKYNVSAEDYRMIEIVIIENKPHKAGPQWKFAGAFYFATVVLAMIGYGHSTPTTVAGKLFTMFYAMVGIPLGLVMFQSIGERLNKFASVIIRRAKRASGARCTDATEMNLMLATGMLSSIIITTGAAVFSRYEGWSYFDSFYYCFVTLTTIGFGDYVALQNDQALTNKPGYVALSLVFILFGLAVVAASINLLVLRFMTMQAEDAKRDEQDAQNLAAGNQPLTFDDESTYNMHGKLLENNYTTENDETVSLCSCTCMGGTRCLNHEQFIDPDFQPMDIIESTLCLKRASV; via the exons ATGCTAATTGAACCTTGTCGCCATACAGCTTTAGAATTTGTTGTCCATTGCGCCATGAAGCGTCAGAACGTTAGAACCCTGTCGCTGGTGGTGTGCACATTTACCTATTTGCTCATCGGAGCGGCAGTCTTTGACTCGCTTGAATCACAAACTGAAGCAAAGCGTTGGGAATTTTTGCAag CGATAAAGAATAATTTCGTTGAGAAATACAATGTGAGTGCAGAAGACTACCGGATGATCGAAATAGTAATAATAGAGAACAAACCACACAAGGCGGGACCTCAGTGGAAATTCGCTGGCGCATTTTATTTCGCCACTGTGGTGCTAGCAATGATTG GATATGGACACTCCACGCCAACGACTGTGGCCGGAAAGTTATTCACAATGTTCTATGCGATG GTAGGCATTCCCCTTGGATTGGTTATGTTCCAGTCGATTGGTGAGCGTTTAAACAAGTTTGCATCCGTGATAATTAGACGCGCGAAGCGGGCAAGTGGAGCGCGATGCACTGACGCCACTGAAATGAACCTGATGCTGGCCACTGGAATGCTCTCCTCGATTATTATAACGACCGGAGCAGCGGTTTTCTCTCGCTATGAGGGCTGGAGCTACTTTGACAGCTTTTACTACTGCTTTGTCACGCTGACCACTATTGGATTTGGAGACTATGTGGCCCTACAAAATGACCAGGCGCTGACGAACAAGCCCGGATATGTGGCCCTAAGCTTGGTATTTATACTGTTTGGACTAGCTGTGGTAGCCGCCAGTATTAACTTGCTTGTACTACGATTCATGACAAT GCAAGCCGAAGACGCCAAGAGGGACGAACAGGATGCCCAAAATCTTGCTGCTGGCAACCAGCCACTCACATTTGATGACGAGTCTACGTACAACATGCACGGCAAGCTCTTGGAAAACAACTACACGACCGAGAACGATGAGACGGTGTCCCTGTGCTCTTGCACATGCATGGGCGGAACACGATGTTTAAACCACGAGCAATTTATTGATCCGGATTTCCAGCCGATGGATATAATTGAAAGCACTCTTTGCCTGAAACGTGCATCCGTCTAA
- the Task7 gene encoding two pore potassium channel protein sup-9 isoform X2 — protein sequence MKRQNVRTLSLVVCTFTYLLIGAAVFDSLESQTEAKRWEFLQAIKNNFVEKYNVSAEDYRMIEIVIIENKPHKAGPQWKFAGAFYFATVVLAMIGYGHSTPTTVAGKLFTMFYAMVGIPLGLVMFQSIGERLNKFASVIIRRAKRASGARCTDATEMNLMLATGMLSSIIITTGAAVFSRYEGWSYFDSFYYCFVTLTTIGFGDYVALQNDQALTNKPGYVALSLVFILFGLAVVAASINLLVLRFMTMQAEDAKRDEQDAQNLAAGNQPLTFDDESTYNMHGKLLENNYTTENDETVSLCSCTCMGGTRCLNHEQFIDPDFQPMDIIESTLCLKRASV from the exons ATGAAGCGTCAGAACGTTAGAACCCTGTCGCTGGTGGTGTGCACATTTACCTATTTGCTCATCGGAGCGGCAGTCTTTGACTCGCTTGAATCACAAACTGAAGCAAAGCGTTGGGAATTTTTGCAag CGATAAAGAATAATTTCGTTGAGAAATACAATGTGAGTGCAGAAGACTACCGGATGATCGAAATAGTAATAATAGAGAACAAACCACACAAGGCGGGACCTCAGTGGAAATTCGCTGGCGCATTTTATTTCGCCACTGTGGTGCTAGCAATGATTG GATATGGACACTCCACGCCAACGACTGTGGCCGGAAAGTTATTCACAATGTTCTATGCGATG GTAGGCATTCCCCTTGGATTGGTTATGTTCCAGTCGATTGGTGAGCGTTTAAACAAGTTTGCATCCGTGATAATTAGACGCGCGAAGCGGGCAAGTGGAGCGCGATGCACTGACGCCACTGAAATGAACCTGATGCTGGCCACTGGAATGCTCTCCTCGATTATTATAACGACCGGAGCAGCGGTTTTCTCTCGCTATGAGGGCTGGAGCTACTTTGACAGCTTTTACTACTGCTTTGTCACGCTGACCACTATTGGATTTGGAGACTATGTGGCCCTACAAAATGACCAGGCGCTGACGAACAAGCCCGGATATGTGGCCCTAAGCTTGGTATTTATACTGTTTGGACTAGCTGTGGTAGCCGCCAGTATTAACTTGCTTGTACTACGATTCATGACAAT GCAAGCCGAAGACGCCAAGAGGGACGAACAGGATGCCCAAAATCTTGCTGCTGGCAACCAGCCACTCACATTTGATGACGAGTCTACGTACAACATGCACGGCAAGCTCTTGGAAAACAACTACACGACCGAGAACGATGAGACGGTGTCCCTGTGCTCTTGCACATGCATGGGCGGAACACGATGTTTAAACCACGAGCAATTTATTGATCCGGATTTCCAGCCGATGGATATAATTGAAAGCACTCTTTGCCTGAAACGTGCATCCGTCTAA
- the betaTub85D gene encoding tubulin beta-2 chain, giving the protein MREIVHIQAGQCGNQIGGKFWEVISDEHCIDATGTYYGDSDLQLERINVYYNEATGAKYVPRAILVDLEPGTMDSVRSGAFGQIFRPDNFVFGQSGAGNNWAKGHYTEGAELVDSVLDVVRKESEGCDCLQGFQLTHSLGGGTGSGMGTLLISKIREEYPDRIMNTFSVVPSPKVSDTVVEPYNATLSVHQLVENTDETYCIDNEALYDICFRTLKLTTPTYGDLNHLVSATMSGVTTCLRFPGQLNADLRKLAVNMVPFPRLHFFMPGFAPLTSRGSQQYRALTVPELTQQMFDAKNMMAACDPRHGRYLTVAAIFRGRMSMKEVDEQMLNIQNKNSSFFVEWIPNNCKTAVCDIPPRGLKMSATFIGNSTAIQELFKRVSEQFTAMFRRKAFLHWYTGEGMDEMEFTEAESNMNDLVSEYQQYQEATADEEGEFDEDEEGGGDE; this is encoded by the exons ATGCGTGAAATCGTGCACATTCAGGCTGGCCAATGCGGCAATCAGATTGGCGGCAAGTTCTGGGAGGTCATCTCAGACGAGCATTGCATCGACGCGACGGGGACATATTACGGCGATAGTGACTTACAGCTGGAACGCATTAATGTCTATTATAATGAAGCCACTGGCGCCAAGTATGTGCCACGAGCTATACTTGTTGACCTGGAGCCGGGAACCATGGACTCTGTGCGTTCGGGAGCTTTTGGTCAAATCTTTAGACCAGATAACTTTGTGTTCGGCCAGTCTGGCGCGGGCAATAATTGGGCCAAGGGTCACTACACTGAAGGTGCTGAGCTAGTGGATTCTGTGCTTGATGTGGTTCGCAAGGAATCTGAAGGCTGTGATTGTCTACAG GGATTTCAGCTTACACACTCGTTGGGCGGTGGCACCGGGTCCGGCATGGGCACCTTACTCATTTCAAAGATACGTGAAGAATATCCCGATCGTATCATGAATACCTTCTCGGTGGTGCCCTCTCCTAAGGTGTCGGATACCGTGGTCGAGCCCTACAATGCTACCCTAAGTGTTCACCAGCTGGTCGAGAACACTGATGAGACGTACTGCATCGATAATGAGGCGTTGTATGACATTTGCTTCCGCACTTTGAAACTGACCACCCCGACATATGGTGATCTGAACCACTTGGTGTCGGCCACAATGTCTGGAGTTACCACCTGCCTGCGCTTCCCGGGCCAGCTCAACGCTGATCTACGCAAACTCGCTGTCAACATGGTTCCTTTCCCGCGTCTACACTTCTTTATGCCCGGTTTTGCGCCCTTAACTTCGCGTGGATCTCAGCAGTATCGCGCCTTGACTGTACCCGAGCTGACACAGCAAATGTTTGATGCCAAGAACATGATGGCTGCCTGTGATCCACGGCATGGTCGCTACTTAACCGTGGCGGCCATCTTCCGCGGCCGAATGTCCATGAAGGAGGTGGACGAACAGATGCTTAATATACAAAACAAGAACAGTAGCTTCTTTGTTGAGTGGATTCCAAACAACTGCAAGACAGCCGTGTGCGACATTCCGCCCAGAGGCCTGAAGATGTCAGCTACATTCATTGGCAACTCAACGGCCATTCAGGAGTTATTTAAACGCGTTTCCGAGCAGTTCACGGCCATGTTCCGTCGCAAGGCCTTCTTGCATTGGTATACCGGTGAGGGTATGGACGAGATGGAGTTTACAGAGGCAGAGAGCAACATGAACGATTTGGTATCAGAATATCAGCAGTACCAGGAGGCCACTGCCGACGAGGAGGGCGAATTCGACGAGGATGAGGAAGGCGGCGGCGACGAATAG
- the LOC6629943 gene encoding LMBR1 domain-containing protein 2 homolog, whose protein sequence is MAYLLTFGIIGALFLASVMLYRYGNIPRQHILVTLSVLTAWCFSFLIVFTIPLDVTSTLYRQCEEKHKPVPESAVGNTMGNGNITTTTITTNKLHPDVCQEPWGMVPASVFPNLWRIIYWSSQFLTWLIMPLMQSYLKAGDFTIKGKLRSALIENAIYYGSYLFICGVLLIYIAVKGVSLDWQKLKAIASSASNTWGLFLLILLLGYALVEVPRSLWNNAKPGFTLQYAYFKAAKLSTEKAEAEEHVDDVLESLQCISRAVPNNHELRPCVETILRKVPIELQERASRNFARSGGNGMGGTTSTIVPSEKALVRIHKQVIKSLQTLQRTEALWSVQVNAVLHLEDVARNIHSAEHRFKTEFPRQRSQLERICCSATIQWYWECLFKAPFLKALCVLTATMSAMVVWSELTFFSRHPVLSIFANVINVANASNDFFTIELFSMVVLCYFFYCTYSTILRIRFLNLYYLAPHHQTNEHSLIFSGMLLCRLTPPMCLNFLGLIHMDSHIIQKRIMETYYTQIMGHMDVIGIISNGFNIYFPMCMLAFCLFTWFSLGSRALNALGFQQFLQHETIATELVQEGKDLIAREKRRRQRAEEAIARRRDFSRPDTLSSHDYIGKYRGAAGLSSGGIAGPLTSSRTPADGLLRDGDVSYDYAAVASSSALNVPRSLSEEINDRFGVSTQMQVGFRGAIEQEDAYDEENEHRIVGPPPRGLFDDV, encoded by the exons ATGGCATACTTGTTGACATTCGGTATCATCGGCGCCTTGTTCCTGGCCAGTGTGATGCTGTATCGCTATGGCAACATACCACGTCAGCATATCCTTGTAACGCTATCCGTGCTGACGGCCTGGTGTTTCTCATTCCTGATAGTGTTTACCATACCGTTGGACGTAACCTCA ACGTTATATCGGCAGTGTGAGGAGAAGCATAAACCGGTTCCAGAATCAGCAGTGGGAAACACCATGGGCAATGGCAACATAACAACTACCACTATCACAACAAACAAGTTGCATCCCGATGTTTGCCAAGAGCCCTGGGGCATGGTACCAGCTTCAGTATTTCCAAATTTGTGGCGCATCATCTACTGGAGTTCGCAGTTCCTCACGTGGCTAATCATGCCGTTGATGCAGTCGTATCTGAAGGCGGGTGATTTCACAATCAAGGGCAAACTGAGGTCGGCATTAATCGAGAACGCAATATATTACGGCTCCTATTTGTTCATATGCGGCGTTTTGCTCATTTACATTGCCGTCAAAGGCGTATCGCTGGATTGGCAGAAATTGAAGGCGATCGCATCATCGGCATCCAACACTTGGGGCCTGTTTCTACTTATTCTGTTACTCGGCTATGCTCTTGTAGAGGTGCCACGTTCGCTGTGGAACAATGCGAAACCAGGATTTACGCTGCAATATGCTTACTTTAAAGCTGCAAAGCTCAGTACGGAAAAGGCAGAGGCGGAGGAGCATGTAGACGATGTACTCGAATCGCTGCAATGCATCAGTCGGGCTGTACCCAACAATCACGAGTTACGTCCGTGCGTCGAGACAATATTGCGAAAAGTACCCATTGAGCTGCAAGAACGAGCCAGTCGAAATTTTGCGCGCAGCGGAGGAAACGGCATGGGTGGAACCACCTCTACCATCGTACCCTCAGAGAAGGCGCTGGTTCGTATACACAAGCAGGTgatcaaatcattgcaaaCCCTGCAGCGCACTGAGGCGCTTTGGAGCGTGCAGGTTAATGCGGTTCTGCATCTGGAGGATGTGGCTCGGAATATACACTCGGCGGAACACCGCTTCAAAACAGAGTTTCCCCGCCAACGCTCGCAACTGGAAAGAATCTGTTGCAGCGCCACGATACAATGGTACTGGGAGTGCCTATTTAAGGCGCCGTTTCTCAAAGCGTTGTGCGTTTTAACGGCAACAATGTCCGCAATGGTCGTGTGGAGCGAGCTCACCTTCTTTAGTCGCCACCCAGTGCTCTCCATTTTCGCGAATGTCATTAATGTGGCCAACGCTAGCAATGACTTCTTTACCATTGAGTTATTTTCTATGGTGGTGCTGTGCTACTTCTTCTACTGCACCTACTCCACCATTCTGCGCATTCGGTTCCTGAATCTGTATTACTTGGCACCGCATCATCAGACCAACGAACACAGCTTGATATTCAGTGGAATGCTGCTCTGCCGACTAACGCCGCCCATGTGTCTTAACTTTTTGGGGCTCATTCACATGGATTCGCACATAATACAGAAG CGTATCATGGAAACATATTACACACAAATTATGGGTCATATGGATGTCATTGGTATAATTTCGAATGGcttcaacatttattttcccATGTGTATGTTAGCATTTTGCCTCTTCACCTGGTTCAGCTTGGGCAGTCGTGCGCTCAACGCATTAGGCTTTCAGCAGTTCTTGCAGCATGAAACTATCGCCACGGAGCTAGTGCAAGAGGGCAAGGACTTAATAGCTCGCGAGAAGCGACGCCGACAGCGGGCCGAGGAGGCAATTGCCAGACGGCGTGACTTTTCGAGACCTGACACACTGTCTAGCCATGATTATATTGGCAAATATCGTGGCGCTGCCGGCTTAAGTAGTGGGGGCATTGCTGGTCCATTGACCAGCAGTCGTACGCCAGCTGATGGTTTGCTACGAGATGGTGACGTAAGTTATGACTACGCTGCGGTAGCATCCTCCTCGGCGCTGAATGTACCACGCTCGCTGTCGGAAGAAATCAATGATCGTTTCGGTGTCAGCACCCAAATGCAGGTCGGTTTCCGTGGCGCTATTGAGCAGGAAGATGCATACGACGAGGAGAACGAACATCGCATTGTTGGACCACCACCACGGGGTCTTTTTGATGATGTATAA
- the BBIP1 gene encoding BBSome-interacting protein 1, whose product MSTKERELLRNVNEKIELIEPSTGKLFFEHKTELVFIKPRLMPLKSRALESLEEMHRETARQLQQKRTKRNKNNAGELHQAAA is encoded by the coding sequence ATGTCGACGAAAGAGCGTGAGCTGCTTAGAAACGTAAATGAGAAAATCGAATTAATTGAGCCAAGCACgggaaaattgtttttcgaACACAAAACTGAGCTAGTGTTTATCAAACCGCGCTTAATGCCACTAAAGTCTCGCGCTTTGGAGAGTCTCGAGGAAATGCATCGCGAAACAGCTCGCCAGCTGCAACAAAAACGCACGAAgcgcaacaagaacaacgcTGGTGAGCTACACCAGGCAGCCGCATAG
- the LOC6629593 gene encoding golgin-45, protein MDADALTNDGEKVHACRTSGDGMEQTDIAPTTKVEQERASASFQVVNKVKRPQLPRKDSTVVQEAVIVHKTPVGNVCSLPLPLPGLHTLYRRSEVVSRSLAPVLPKGELVQLKPRLVSTSEPLPEHKKTKPPKFVPYEPYPGAVNAMTPDQQTAKHKVQRVSKNNLDIGVLADQVSTLRTLELDLEDADVKHADTSNADSDELQRLKQELAKTRQERDHFQAQYKFQTQVNGELKSLLVASVGEDLQTRVNLLTEDKLQLARALLDTANNLTTHTEQIEFLASQCEVWRSKFLASSVMVEELARWKADLTQKNQMLNESTKQLMHTTHQIREIQLDILKQLKFLAKIRYLNLPATDVISLSAENLNILQRMVLHSGLGIPETTLKLSSATTSPLCDAEKYAVQALEFVSQPLMATDEAIRALFGQVQRPNYMSATSESETASTPQRADY, encoded by the exons ATGGATGCGGATGCCCTAACGAACGATGGCGAAAAGGTGCACGCCTGCCGCACCAGTGGTGACGGCATGGAACAGACCGATATCGCACCAACTACGAAAGTAGAACAGGAAAGAGCATCAGCCAGTTTCCAAGTTGTTAATAAGGTCAAGCGACCGCAATTGCCGCGTAAGGATAGTACTGTAGTCCAAGAAGCGGTTATTGTGCATAAGACACCCGTAGGCAACGTGTGCTCGTTGCCTCTGCCCTTGCCTGGCCTACACACGCTCTACCGGCGCTCCGAAGTTGTGAGCCGGAGCCTTGCACCTGTACTGCCGAAGGGTGAACTCGTCCAACTCAAGCCCAGGCTGGTGAGCACCTCTGAACCACTACCGGAACATAAGAAAACCAAGCCACCAAAATTCGTGCCTTATGAACCATATCCAGGTGCCGTGAATGCCATGACACCTGATCAGCAAACAGCCAAGCACAAAGTTCAGCGGGttagcaaaaataatttagaCATTGGAGTGCTTGCGGACCAGGTATCTACGTTGCGCACCCTTGAGCTTGACCTAGAGGATGCAGATGTAAAACACGCTGATACAAGCAACGCAGACAGCGATGAACTGCAGCGACTGAAGCAAGAGTTAGCCAAAACCCGCCAGGAGCGCGATCATTTTCAAGCGCAGTATAAATTCCAGACTCAGGTAAACGGAGAGCTCAAAAGCCTGTTGGTAGCCTCCGTTGGTGAGGATTTGCAAACCCGCGTCAATTTGCTAACAGAGGATAAATTACAACTTGCTCGCGCTTTGCTCGATACGGCCAACAATttaaccacacacacagaacaaATCGAATTTTTGGCCAGCCAGTGCGAGGTTTGGCGCTCGAAGTTTTTGGCCAGCAGCGTTATGGTCGAGGAGCTAGCTCGCTGGAAAGCCGATCTGACGCAGAAAAATCAAATGCTTAACGAATCAACCAAACAACTGATGCACACCACACATCAAATTCGGGAAATTCAATTGGACATACTAAAGCAACTGAAGTTCTTGGCCAAAATACGCTATCTAAATTTGCCCGCCACGGATGTTATCAGTCTAAGCGCGGAGAACTTAAATATACTACAACGCATGGTGCTGCACTCAGGTCTGGGCATTCCTGAGACAACGCTCAAGCTGTCAAGCGCCACAACGAGTCCGCTCTGTGATGCAGAGAAGTACGCTGTGCAA GCCCTGGAATTTGTTAGTCAGCCGCTGATGGCCACAGATGAAGCTATTCGAGCGCTTTTCGGTCAGGTGCAACGTCCGAATTACATGTCAGCAACTAGCGAGTCGGAGACAGCATCTACCCCTCAACGAGCggattattaa
- the LOC6629592 gene encoding omega-amidase NIT2: protein MSQASNIMRLVLLQLKGSRDKTANVLNAINKIEEAVKKHQPRLVTLPECFNCPYGTKYFREYAEQIPDGYTSQQLSKIALDNQVYIVGGTIPELGENDAVYNTCTVWGPTGDLLGKHRKMHLFDIDVKGGIRFKESETLSAGNDFTIISIDGHKIGIGICYDIRFEEMARLYRNSGCEMIIYPAAFNMTTGPLHWELLQRARANDNQLFVVTTSPARDTSAEYVAYGHSMIVDPWAKVVKTAGEGEEVLAADIDFALVEQVRQQIPLFSQRRLDLYSTEKKSK, encoded by the exons ATGAGCCAGGCCAGTAATA TTATGCGTCTTGTTTTATTACAGTTAAAGGGTTCGAGAGACAAAACAGCAAATGTGCTAAATGCCATTAACAAAATTGAAGAGGCTGTTAAAAAGCATCAACCACGCCTCGTAACCTTACCCGAGTGCTTTAACTGCCCTTATGGCACAAAATACTTTCGTGAGTATGCGGAACAGATCCCGGATGGTTACACCAGCCAGCAGCTCTCGAAAATAGCTCTAGATAATCAGGTCTACATAGTGGGTGGCACAATACCCGAGTTGGGCGAGAACGATGCCGTATACAATACTTGCACCGTATGGGGTCCCACGGGCGACCTATTAGGCAAGCACCGCAAAATGCATCTGTTTGATATTGACGTGAAAGGCGGGATCCGTTTCAAGGAATCTGAGACACTGTCCGCTGGCAACGATTTTACAATCATCAGCATTGATGGGCATAAGATTGGAATTGGTATTTGCTATGACATTCGGTTTGAGGAGATGGCACGGCTTTATCGGAACAGTGGGTGTGAGATGATCATATACCCGGCCGCTTTTAATATGACAACAGGTCCTTTGCATTGGGAACTCTTGCAACGTGCACGCGCAAACGATAATCAGCTCTTTGTGGTAACTACATCGCCGGCTAGAGACACTTCTGCAGAGTACGTTGCGTATGGCCATTCTATGATAGTGGACCCATGGGCTAAAGTCGTCAAAACCGCTGGCGAAGGCGAGGAAGTATTGGCAGCTGATAttgactttgccttggtggAACAAGTACGCCAACAAATTCCATTGTTTAGCCAACGGCGTCTTGATCTGTATAGCACCGAAAAGAAGTCCAAGTGA
- the LOC6629591 gene encoding protein FMC1 homolog: MAGTKVLRALLHELRQAAHDPGSIKNSLAARYILAQYKKFETTDQQLCKARNEAIFLGQTYLTYLSSLRKYNALYKDYHSRGERTVKETADLVGFKLPTDPK, from the coding sequence ATGGCTGGAACTAAAGTGCTTCGTGCCTTGTTACACGAGCTGCGTCAAGCTGCCCATGATCCTGGCAGCATTAAAAACTCTTTAGCTGCACGCTATATTCTGGCGCAGTACAAAAAATTTGAAACAACCGATCAGCAGCTATGCAAGGCCCGCAACGAGGCCATCTTTCTGGGTCAAACATATTTGACCTACCTGAGTAGTCTGCGTAAATACAACGCTCTATACAAGGATTATCATAGCCGTGGCGAACGCACGGTGAAAGAAACAGCCGACCTTGTGGGCTTTAAGTTACCCACGGATCCAAAGTGA